TGCCTTATACGCAACCTTGACTAAAGTCAAATTTGAattcgtattaaaaaaaaacgtcaaaaaCGTCCGCccatataaaagaaatcggACTACCCGTATCACAAAGAGCGCTCAaacaataatttgtattatttaaattaacgatttttacagaaacattgttaattatgattttccTACCGGAATCCTGCTGCACCACTGCAACCGTCTCTGTTGGACCCTGAGAGGGATGAACTGCAGACACCGCAGCCGCCACCGCCGGAACGACCGTTGAATGCTGCTGCTTCCTCTCCATTAGTTTCGGGCAACTAAAGCGATAGTGGCCCAACTCTTTGCAGTACGCACATGGAAACTTAGGcctacgataatttttttttgcgtgcCCGGGCTTACCACAGCTATCACACCGCTGCTGATGATGTTGATGATGACCAGAACCCGATGATTTTACCGCGATAGCACGTCGTCCCTCCGGCTTTGCCGTGACCGCCGTTATCCGATGCATCTCGTCCAAGAACTGGTCGACTGTTTCGACCCGTAGGGATGCTGCCAAAGCTCTCAATGCCTGGCTATTGATGCCGGACATCAGCATCTGCACTGAGTCTCGTTGAGATAGATTGAGACTGTGCGTCAATGCGAGCTGGTCCATGGTATATTTCTGGAAAGATTCCTTTCCAGCACTCCACTTTCTTGCCTCGATTTTCTGCAAGACCACGTTAAACTGGACGGTGCGATCAAACTTCTTCATGATCGCTTGGCTGAAGCCGGTCCACAACTCCAACATTTCTCCGAGATCGAACCATCGTCTGGCCAGCCCTGCTAATCTGCTTGTAGCTGCGAGGAGAGTCACGTCGTCTGATACCTGGTGTATTCGGGCACTACGATCCACCCATTGCACCCAGAGACGCACATTTTCCTCGTCTGTCCCTTTGAATTCGAGAATTTGTGGGGACAAAAGATTCACCGCATGAGCGGGTGAAGCGACTGCAATAGAACTCTGTGATGGTGAGTTTCTCGGCCCGTCGGCTCGCGCCTCTCGGCCGGAGTCGACGCTCCACGACGATCCCTGATTTCCGTTCATCGCTGTTAGAACTTGAAGCATCTGCTGAAGAAGATGCTGTTGACTGTTCATCTGTGTCTGCATGGTATTTGTGAACTTGGCCATCTGGGCAGCCAGATCACTTGATGCTGCATTAAAATCAGCCGTCGATGGTTGATTCAATGCTTCCGCCGCTTCGGCATTCATTTCGTCCTATTCGAAACTTAGCGAAGGTGCATTCAACTCGAAATAACCCatgataatatcaattaattttgatttgtcATTTACTATCTTCAAATGATATTGAGCAGCCTCTTCTTTGAGTTGCTTCAACGTCAATCCGTCCAAGCGAGCTCGATGCATCTTGAGGTGCACACACTATTTCCGATAGCAAGAAGCACGGAAAAACCGTAgcaatttgttataaatcaaTGTCTCTAATGCACAAACTATCGCACGAGCGAGACACACAAATCAGATCCCATTTCTGATAAATCTGTAGGAAATTCTACTCGatgtaaaaagtttataaataaataaaaaacaataaataacaaacgGCCTTAGAGAGCAAACCTGTGTACTGATAAACGAGTTAGGTGATAATTAACAAACCATATAATTAATCgacaaagtaaaatattataattaatatcaaaaacttcAACTTTATCATACATATGTCGTGAAATCAccaataataaatctataatatcacaattatatatcgcaTCAATACCTAACCTTATattaaacgataaatgtttagagagattaaattaacaattaaatataattcgagTGCGTACGTTTCAAGCTCATTTTTAagtcttcttcagcgcaatagtaaaaatacaattttaatagaacgagaatttataaagtattagtaatatataaaaagtaatttataaaaattaattagtaatttataaaaaatttataaatgtaagtgTAATGAAGTTGTTAACTTCGTTGTTAAGACCGTCTCCGatgtgttttttaaaaaattttttggcaGACAACAGAGTCAACATTACAAAAACCACTGAccttataatattgtatgtgaATAGCAATGATCGTTGAAATCTGTAAATAAATGATGTTTTTACTAAAGTAACTTTTGCCataataattactaatcaGTAACTGATAGGTGCTCACTCACTCTTAACAATATATAGTGACGGTTGGTATTAAATTGTTGACTCGTGTACTGTGGAGTTCACTCGGATAATGTCAGAACACAATAACaagttacgtatatatatattgtgttccCACCACTAGATTTTTGGAAGAGCATTAACAATATCATGATAGACACTCGGTAAATTTTCCGTgtcaatttgtaaatttagacAGTTCCTTTGTCTTTTGATGAACAGCATCTCAGAGATAAGCCTCTTGTTATAAAATGGAGCCTTGTCAAGGATTCTAACGTTATCCCAGTCAAAATCATGGTCAAATTCTCTTCTGTGGTTAGTGATTACCGAGGTTGTGTTAGTATTATgatgtatatgttttttatgttCATTGATTCTAGTTTTTAACTTGCGGGAAGTTTGACCAACGTATGAGGCGTCACAATGTAgacagtttattttataaacgacGTTAGTTTTTGATTCAGTAGGAATGATGTCTTTATGAACtctaattaatctatttattttgttaagactAAACTGTGCGATTTTCACTCtcgaattttttgttatcCTATTAAAAATTCGAGAGTGAAAATCGCAGTTTaatcttaacaaaataaatagattaattagaGCTCATAAAGACATCATTCCTACTGAATCAAAAACTAACgtcgtttataaaataaactgtcTACATTGTGACGCCTCATACGTTGGTCAAACTTCCCGCAAGTTAAAAACTAGAATCAACGAACATAAAAGACATATACATCATAATACTAATACAAACTCGGTAATTACTAATCATAGGCGGGAGTTTAATCATGAATTTGACTGGGATGATGTTAAAATACTCGATGAGACTCAATTTTATAACAAGAGGCTTATCTCTGAGATGCTGTTCATCAAAAGACAAAGGAACTgtctaaatttacaaattgacACGGAAAATTTACCGAGTGTCTATCATGATATTGTTAATGCTCTTCCAAAAATCTAGTGGTGggaacacaatatatatatacgtaacttGTTATTGTGTTCTGACATTATCCGAGTGAACTCCACAGTACACGAGTCAACAATTTACCAACCGTCACTATATATTGTTAAGAGTGAGTGAGCACCTATCAGTTACTGATTAGTGATTATTATGGCAAAAGTTACTTTAGTAAAAACATCacttatttatagatttcaaCGATCATTGCTATtcacatacaatattataaggTCAGTGGTTTTTGTAATGTTGACTCTGTTGTCtgccaaaaaattttttaaaaaacacacATCGGAGACGGTCTTAACAGCGAAGTTAACAACTTCATTAcacttacatttataaattttttataaattactaattaatttttataaattactttttatatattactaataatttataaattctcgttctattaaaattgtaaatttgtatttttactattGTGCTGAAGAAGACTTAAAAATGAGCTTGAAACGTACGCActcgaattatatttaattgttaatttaatctctctaaacatttatcgtttaatATAAGGTTAGGTAATGATGCGATAGtgcgatatataattgtgatattatagatttattattggTAATTTCACGACATATGTATGATAAAGTTgaagtttttgatattaattataatatattttactttgtcGATTAATTATATGGTTTGTTAATTATCACCTAACTCGTTTATCAGTACACAGATTTGCTCTCTAAGGGCGTTTGTTATTTATcgttcttaatttatatttaagagagcactgatttcatttatttatgtaatttataaataaataaagaaaagataaataaatgtttgtcaggaaataaatgtttataaaaattaagattgttCACCACCGCACAAGCGTGTAATAAAACGATGGTGGCCTCGGAGTTGATACTCCAGAATGATGCCACACTGAAATGTCAGGTTGGTcgtcttataaataattagcaCAGTTAATTATACCAGACAGATCTTTTATTTGATAACTATTCAACACAACGCggattaaataatacaaacgttatctctcttttaattCGGTTCGATCACCGTTACAATTGAGAGCCTC
Above is a genomic segment from Anoplolepis gracilipes chromosome 3, ASM4749672v1, whole genome shotgun sequence containing:
- the LOC140664049 gene encoding uncharacterized protein; amino-acid sequence: MDQLALTHSLNLSQRDSVQMLMSGINSQALRALAASLRVETVDQFLDEMHRITAVTAKPEGRRAIAVKSSGSGHHQHHQQRCDSCGKPGHAKKNYRRPKFPCAYCKELGHYRFSCPKLMERKQQHSTVVPAVAAAVSAVHPSQGPTETVAVVQQDSGHPWP